A window of the Brassica napus cultivar Da-Ae chromosome A2, Da-Ae, whole genome shotgun sequence genome harbors these coding sequences:
- the LOC125584119 gene encoding uncharacterized protein LOC125584119, with amino-acid sequence MARTAEDSHLLLHGMSLDLEALSSSGPKRTEDEVRDHLFLKCRFSTQIWTLALARIDPAQTGFITWAELLSWSRFSTQAAPATLRRLLTHGMVFHLWRQRNNVLHNNVHLSPLQMFKLMDRDIKNAITARQHKRNFRGLMCLWIR; translated from the exons ATGGCAAGGACTGCAGAGGATTCTCATCTGCTCTTACATGGGATGTCCTTAGACCTCGAAGCACTATCAAGCAGTGGTCCAAAACG CACTGAAGATGAAGTCAGAGATCACTTGTTTCTTAAGTGCAGGTTCAGTACTCAGATTTGGACCTTAGCACTTGCCAGGATCGATCCTGCACAGACAGGTTTCATCACATGGGCGGAGCTGTTATCATGGAGTAGATTCTCAACGCAAGCGGCGCCTGCTACCCTCAGGAGACTGCTTACTCATGGAATGGTCTTTCATTTATGGAGACAACGTAACAACGTACTACACAACAACGTTCATCTCTCTCCTCTACAAATGTTTAAGCTCATGGACAGAGACATCAAGAATGCCATCACTGCAAGACAGCACAAGAGGAACTTTCGAGGACTCATGTGCCTTTGGATTAGAtga